The following proteins come from a genomic window of Sphaerisporangium rubeum:
- a CDS encoding LysR family transcriptional regulator, whose translation MIRTMELRHLECFLAVADELNFTRAAQRLHIVQSAVSAAIRTLEHDLGATLFERDSKRVALTDAGAALLPEARATLAAAQAARDAVGQVRGGLRGTVNVGTMTSVEILDLPALFGEFHTRHPAVTIRLRAAQSGSAGLAQSLLDGRLDIAFVSLPGRPPSGLTVRELATVPLVAVLPVGHRLAEARDVRLADLADEPFIDSPLGYGNRGVVDRELAAGGMRRHVAIEVTDIATAAAYVGHGLGVALMPAFAVRPDPRVRVVPVEEGALRWSLGVATAAARRPSAAVKALIALVDGHVSTGAR comes from the coding sequence ATGATCAGAACCATGGAACTGCGCCACCTCGAGTGCTTCCTGGCCGTCGCCGACGAACTCAACTTCACCCGCGCCGCGCAGCGTCTCCACATCGTGCAGTCCGCCGTCTCCGCCGCCATCCGTACCCTGGAGCACGACCTCGGCGCCACTCTCTTCGAACGCGACTCCAAACGGGTCGCGCTCACCGACGCGGGGGCCGCGCTGCTGCCGGAGGCGCGGGCCACACTCGCGGCGGCCCAGGCCGCCAGGGACGCGGTGGGGCAGGTGAGAGGCGGCCTCCGCGGCACGGTGAACGTCGGCACCATGACGTCGGTCGAGATACTCGACCTGCCGGCGTTGTTCGGCGAGTTCCACACCAGGCACCCGGCCGTGACGATCCGCCTGCGCGCGGCGCAGAGCGGCTCGGCGGGTCTCGCGCAGTCGCTCCTGGACGGACGGCTCGACATCGCGTTCGTCTCCCTGCCGGGCCGTCCCCCCTCGGGGCTGACCGTGCGGGAACTCGCCACGGTGCCGCTGGTCGCCGTACTCCCCGTGGGTCACCGGCTGGCCGAGGCGCGGGACGTACGGCTCGCCGACCTGGCCGACGAGCCGTTCATCGACTCGCCGCTCGGCTACGGCAACCGGGGCGTCGTGGACCGCGAACTCGCCGCCGGCGGCATGCGGCGCCACGTCGCCATCGAGGTGACCGACATCGCCACGGCCGCCGCGTACGTCGGACACGGACTCGGTGTGGCGCTGATGCCGGCCTTCGCCGTACGGCCCGACCCCCGCGTGCGTGTGGTGCCGGTCGAGGAAGGCGCCTTGCGGTGGTCTCTCGGTGTCGCGACCGCGGCGGCGCGCCGTCCGAGCGCGGCGGTGAAGGCACTGATCGCGCTGGTGGACGGCCATGTGAGCACCGGCGCACGGTGA
- a CDS encoding MFS transporter: MSATTDVSPDTDISSEVVLPAPVGPRGAAGHRAGFWIVAATFLVAMAFTTVPTPLWAIYQREDGFSTAMVTVAFAAYAVGVVVSLFLAGHLSDHFGRRRILIPALLIELASAAMFLTSTSLGVLIVARAVSGLAIGMITATATAYLTDLHTAARRTSTHTDDPRATIRSGSTRARAVHPGADLVATAANMGGFGVGSLASGLLAEYAPSPLRTPYLVFLVLLVLSVIAMTLVPETVRPTTLRPPYRPQRVSVPDEHRPAYFAAASAAFTTFAVLGLFTSVAPGFVSGTLHHPSRALAGFATFLVFAAAATTQTALRRLTLRSQLATGLVLLPTGLITLTTAVWLTSLPLFLAGGLLSGAGAGTLFKATVTRVLTLATPTRRGEALAGLFLTAYIGLTVPILALGLATHYVSSPTALLGFAATLIAICATVSRRLLR; encoded by the coding sequence ATGTCCGCCACGACCGACGTCTCCCCCGACACCGACATCTCATCAGAAGTCGTACTCCCCGCACCCGTGGGGCCGCGCGGTGCCGCCGGTCACCGGGCCGGCTTCTGGATCGTCGCGGCGACGTTCCTCGTGGCGATGGCCTTCACGACCGTGCCGACCCCGCTGTGGGCCATCTATCAGCGGGAGGACGGCTTCTCCACCGCCATGGTGACGGTGGCCTTCGCCGCGTACGCCGTCGGCGTCGTCGTCAGCCTGTTCCTCGCGGGCCACCTGTCCGACCACTTCGGCCGCCGCCGGATACTGATCCCCGCCTTGCTGATCGAACTCGCCTCCGCCGCGATGTTCCTGACCTCCACGTCCCTAGGCGTACTCATCGTCGCGCGCGCCGTCTCGGGCCTGGCCATCGGCATGATCACCGCCACCGCCACCGCCTACCTGACCGATCTCCACACCGCCGCCCGCCGCACCTCCACCCACACCGACGACCCCCGCGCGACCATCCGTTCCGGCTCCACCCGCGCACGCGCCGTCCACCCCGGCGCCGACCTGGTCGCCACCGCCGCCAACATGGGAGGCTTCGGCGTCGGCTCGCTCGCCTCCGGCCTGCTCGCCGAGTACGCGCCGTCCCCGCTGCGCACCCCCTACCTGGTCTTCCTCGTCCTCCTCGTGCTCAGCGTCATCGCCATGACCTTGGTCCCCGAGACGGTACGACCCACGACCCTCCGCCCCCCGTACCGCCCCCAGCGTGTCTCCGTCCCCGACGAACACCGCCCCGCGTACTTCGCCGCCGCCTCCGCCGCCTTCACGACCTTCGCCGTCCTCGGCCTCTTCACCTCCGTGGCCCCCGGCTTCGTCTCAGGCACCCTGCACCACCCCTCCCGCGCACTGGCCGGCTTCGCGACCTTCCTCGTCTTCGCCGCCGCCGCGACCACTCAGACCGCACTGCGCCGCCTGACCTTGCGCTCACAGCTCGCCACCGGCCTGGTCCTGCTCCCCACCGGCCTGATCACCCTGACCACCGCCGTCTGGCTGACCAGCCTCCCCCTCTTCCTCGCCGGCGGCCTCCTGTCCGGCGCCGGCGCCGGCACCCTGTTCAAGGCCACCGTCACCCGCGTCCTCACCCTCGCCACTCCCACCCGTCGCGGCGAAGCCCTGGCCGGCCTCTTCCTCACCGCCTACATCGGCCTCACCGTCCCCATCCTGGCCCTAGGCCTCGCCACCCACTACGTCTCCTCCCCCACGGCTCTTCTGGGCTTCGCCGCGACCCTCATCGCCATCTGCGCCACGGTGAGCCGCCGCCTCCTGCGGTAG
- a CDS encoding class I SAM-dependent methyltransferase — protein MKPDQAAEVFNSTSIEFAEISPVLWDPIGAATVKAAGIRQGNRVLDICCGAGASAIPAAQATGPHGHVDAIDVAAALLDHGRRRAAAHGLRNVRFVEADATTWTPDTPYDAAICVHGVYFLPDMDRSVDRLTTLLTPGGRFAVTTWTQSALETYGDVFRAAVGHVRGAPVTSPSSSPSVTRIRTTQGLATWLTERGLSDVQVAETPLSVPLTPDMAWLLVNGTGYRAMLTGMDATEIAAVQTELLSRLEHAGVEELDASFLVGVGSV, from the coding sequence ATGAAGCCCGACCAGGCCGCCGAAGTCTTCAACTCGACGAGCATCGAGTTCGCCGAGATCTCCCCCGTCCTGTGGGACCCCATCGGCGCCGCCACCGTCAAGGCCGCCGGCATACGGCAGGGGAATCGCGTCCTGGACATATGCTGCGGCGCAGGCGCCTCCGCGATCCCCGCGGCGCAGGCGACCGGGCCGCACGGTCATGTGGACGCCATCGACGTCGCCGCCGCACTGCTCGACCACGGCAGGCGCCGCGCCGCCGCGCACGGTCTGCGTAACGTCCGTTTCGTCGAGGCTGACGCCACCACGTGGACCCCGGACACTCCGTACGACGCCGCCATCTGCGTCCACGGCGTGTACTTCCTCCCCGACATGGACCGCTCCGTCGACCGCCTGACCACCCTCCTCACACCCGGTGGCCGGTTCGCCGTCACCACCTGGACCCAGAGCGCACTGGAGACGTACGGCGACGTCTTCCGCGCCGCGGTCGGCCACGTCCGCGGCGCTCCTGTGACGTCCCCCTCCTCCAGCCCGTCGGTCACCCGCATCAGAACCACACAGGGCCTCGCCACCTGGCTCACCGAACGCGGCCTGAGCGACGTCCAGGTCGCCGAGACCCCCCTGAGCGTCCCCCTGACCCCCGACATGGCCTGGCTCCTGGTCAACGGCACCGGCTACCGCGCCATGCTCACCGGCATGGACGCCACCGAGATCGCCGCGGTCCAGACGGAACTCCTCTCCCGGCTGGAACACGCAGGCGTGGAGGAACTCGACGCTTCTTTCCTGGTAGGCGTCGGCAGCGTCTGA
- a CDS encoding DUF2975 domain-containing protein, producing MGKLAVRALRAVLAVVLTGTVFVQVLMLWALVTDPRDGPLTPMRVITVLGMVSAQIALTSVWRLVTMVRRGTVFSHAAFRHVDAVIGAIVAAALLWFAVTAVNAPGQREDPGVTVIMGGIGLAILGVALIVFVLRMLLAQAVARDVEATRMRAELDEVI from the coding sequence ATGGGAAAGCTGGCAGTGCGCGCGCTACGTGCCGTGCTCGCGGTGGTGCTCACCGGAACCGTGTTCGTACAGGTGTTGATGCTCTGGGCTCTGGTCACCGATCCACGGGACGGGCCGCTGACCCCGATGCGCGTGATCACGGTCCTCGGCATGGTGTCGGCCCAGATCGCGCTGACCAGCGTGTGGCGGCTGGTGACGATGGTGCGACGCGGAACCGTGTTCTCCCACGCCGCCTTCCGGCACGTGGACGCCGTGATCGGCGCGATCGTGGCGGCCGCCCTGCTGTGGTTCGCGGTCACGGCCGTCAACGCGCCAGGGCAGCGAGAAGACCCTGGCGTCACGGTCATCATGGGTGGCATCGGCCTGGCCATCCTGGGGGTCGCGCTCATCGTGTTCGTGCTGCGGATGCTGCTTGCCCAGGCGGTCGCGCGCGACGTCGAGGCGACCCGGATGCGGGCCGAGCTGGACGAGGTGATCTGA
- a CDS encoding helix-turn-helix domain-containing protein: MPIVVDIDVMMAKRKMSAGDLADRVGITPANLAVLKNGRAKAVRFTTLAALCEVLECQPGDLLRWEADDAASG, translated from the coding sequence ATGCCGATCGTCGTCGACATCGACGTGATGATGGCCAAGCGGAAGATGTCCGCAGGCGACCTAGCGGACCGCGTGGGGATCACCCCCGCCAACCTGGCGGTACTCAAGAACGGCCGCGCCAAGGCGGTCCGCTTCACGACACTCGCCGCGCTCTGCGAGGTCCTCGAGTGCCAGCCGGGTGACCTGCTGCGCTGGGAGGCCGACGACGCCGCGAGCGGATGA
- a CDS encoding immunoglobulin-like domain-containing protein has product MTVDLVTGDGQMARAEVTAATGPAEQALADIAIPDADDVRGNVTLPTTVATTPGAVVRWTSSNPDIVSDTADGAIAAGAVKRPPAGAGPAKVTLTACITVDAAEACRNFTLTVRPAVKLAPFSRYGMVNFARSNSQAGQQIYMATSVGNDPTRWVAANNGQMVLQSTKGMHAVRDPSIVRSPEGDKFYLIATDLNVDGTAYGWKGWDWAQSDASRYIEVWESRDLRTWSEQRHVRVAPDEAGMTFAPEAIWDVMIGAYVVYWTSSMYPPGTSYTPNRNDPNGRCPLTRNQTLYTTTRDFVTFTPAKVMSGRPGHGTLDAVIIRDDLDGSYHRFVTDRISTGAGVTKYVPGCAIDDIYQERATSVLAPPEDWTLVKGCITHDTMNTTYAEAPMVVKANPGDVRGKGYYLWADQKWAGAPAGNPMEEQLSPYWGKDLASGEWTPITWQTPDYNRANGVIRHGHVFALTEAEHAALRGADLSSVSVKTPPATTVYAVGQPLDLTGLVVTADYTDGVNNEVLAEGHGGYSVSGYDPALPGTQTVTVSYTVAGTTKTATFQVDVVNVSAAANTRCAGKEDSCDDLGC; this is encoded by the coding sequence GTGACCGTGGATCTGGTGACGGGGGATGGTCAGATGGCACGCGCCGAGGTGACCGCGGCAACCGGCCCGGCGGAGCAGGCCCTGGCCGATATCGCGATTCCCGATGCCGACGACGTGCGGGGAAACGTGACCCTGCCGACTACGGTGGCGACGACGCCGGGGGCGGTGGTGAGGTGGACCTCGTCGAACCCGGACATCGTGTCCGACACGGCGGACGGCGCGATCGCGGCGGGTGCGGTGAAGCGCCCACCGGCCGGAGCCGGCCCGGCGAAAGTGACCCTGACCGCGTGCATCACCGTCGACGCCGCCGAGGCGTGCCGCAACTTCACCCTGACGGTGCGGCCCGCAGTGAAGCTCGCCCCGTTCTCGCGGTATGGGATGGTGAACTTCGCCAGGTCCAACAGCCAGGCGGGGCAGCAGATCTACATGGCCACGAGCGTCGGCAACGACCCGACCCGCTGGGTGGCGGCCAACAACGGGCAGATGGTCCTCCAGTCCACCAAGGGCATGCACGCCGTGCGTGACCCGTCGATCGTCCGATCCCCGGAGGGGGACAAGTTCTACCTCATCGCCACGGACCTGAACGTCGACGGCACGGCGTACGGGTGGAAGGGCTGGGACTGGGCGCAGAGCGACGCCAGCCGCTACATCGAGGTCTGGGAGTCCCGTGACCTGCGGACCTGGTCGGAGCAGCGGCACGTCCGGGTGGCCCCGGACGAGGCGGGGATGACGTTCGCCCCGGAGGCCATCTGGGACGTGATGATCGGGGCCTACGTCGTCTACTGGACCTCGTCCATGTATCCACCCGGGACGTCCTACACGCCCAACCGCAACGACCCGAACGGCCGCTGTCCGCTGACGAGGAACCAGACCCTCTACACCACGACGCGCGACTTCGTGACGTTCACACCGGCGAAGGTGATGAGCGGCAGGCCCGGCCACGGCACGCTCGACGCCGTCATCATCAGGGACGACCTGGACGGGTCGTACCACCGGTTCGTCACCGACCGCATCTCCACCGGCGCCGGGGTCACCAAGTATGTCCCCGGGTGCGCCATCGACGACATCTACCAGGAACGGGCGACGTCGGTGCTGGCGCCGCCCGAGGACTGGACGCTGGTCAAGGGCTGCATCACCCACGACACGATGAACACGACCTACGCCGAGGCGCCGATGGTGGTCAAGGCGAACCCCGGCGACGTGCGCGGGAAGGGCTACTACCTGTGGGCGGACCAGAAGTGGGCCGGCGCCCCCGCGGGGAACCCCATGGAGGAGCAGCTCAGCCCCTACTGGGGCAAGGACCTCGCGTCGGGGGAGTGGACACCCATCACCTGGCAGACACCGGACTACAACCGCGCGAACGGTGTCATCCGCCACGGGCACGTCTTCGCGCTGACCGAGGCGGAGCACGCCGCCCTGCGTGGGGCGGACCTGTCGTCGGTCTCGGTGAAGACCCCTCCGGCCACGACCGTCTACGCCGTCGGCCAGCCCCTTGACCTGACGGGCCTCGTGGTCACGGCCGACTACACCGACGGCGTGAACAATGAGGTCCTGGCCGAAGGGCACGGCGGCTACTCCGTGTCGGGATACGATCCAGCCCTTCCTGGGACGCAAACCGTGACCGTCTCGTACACGGTGGCAGGCACGACGAAGACCGCCACGTTCCAGGTCGACGTGGTCAACGTGTCCGCCGCGGCGAACACCCGGTGCGCCGGCAAGGAGGATTCTTGTGACGATCTTGGGTGCTGA
- a CDS encoding UPF0182 family protein — MRLPRRPRLLVPVAIALVGIVILFFVFAGLFTDWLWFDSVGYTSVFSTMLVTQLLLFIAGALLMAGVVGGNMLIAYRARPLFGIGLFNGPQGADRYRAAVDPHRKLIFIAGLVILGLFTGSSTAGQWKTWLLFMNRVPFGKNDPMFGYDISFFMFSYPFIRLVLNFLFTAVIISIILAAIVHYLYGGFRFQSPGVHATRAARVHLSVLVGLFVLLKAVAYWVDRYGLVFSDRGKVFGASYTDVHAVLPAKSILAIIALICALLFFAGVIRPGGMLPGVGFGLLVLSAVLVGAVYPALVEQFQVKPNQQSKEQPYIGYNIAATRDAFNIASAKTTPYSAKTQGSQQELQSEISTIPGVRLLDPSVLSPTFQQLQQIKGYYQFPDQLDVDRYNIDGTSRDTVVAVREIGNPPDSNWINDHLVYTHGFGFVAGPGSKTDAGGKPEFIVKDIPPTNGLGTFEPRIYFGENSPSYSIVGGDKKMELDYPEQSNTGTGSGQENTVYTGKGGVPIGNFLTRMLYAAKYGETNLLLSSDINPKSRILYNRDPRQRIEQVAPFLTLDSDPYPAIVNGRILWIVDGYTMSEDYPYSERRSFGDMTRDTTTERLLAAQQPRDHINYIRNSVKATVDAYDGTVTLYAWDDKDPLLRTWQNAFGGVIKPKSEITPQLMDHLRYPEDMFKVQRDILGNYHVTDPNAFYGGQDFWKVPEDPASSKTKQPPYYVTLRMPGETQPRFSLSSTMVPNNRDNLAAFMAVDATGDANTPIQILQLPSDTTIPGPKQAQNTFDTKAASVLNELRIGGTTETLNGNLLTLPFGGGLLYVEPVYVQPKVQNSARYPTLARVLVMFGSDVGIGTTLTEALDQIFGKGQPLPNTPTTPTQNQPEQPQVPTDLASAYANAQKAYDEGQTALKAGDFAAYGEANKRLAEALKDIQSSLEKQKQPTPATPSATPTPTPTPTPAPSSATAATPAPTPSS; from the coding sequence ATGCGATTGCCCCGGCGACCGCGCCTTCTCGTCCCCGTCGCGATAGCGCTGGTCGGGATCGTCATCCTGTTCTTCGTCTTCGCGGGCCTTTTCACCGACTGGCTGTGGTTCGACTCGGTCGGCTACACCTCGGTGTTCTCCACCATGCTCGTCACGCAGTTGCTGCTGTTCATCGCCGGCGCGTTGCTCATGGCCGGTGTCGTCGGCGGCAACATGCTGATCGCCTATCGCGCACGGCCGCTGTTCGGCATCGGGCTGTTCAACGGGCCGCAGGGCGCCGACCGTTACCGCGCGGCGGTCGACCCCCATCGCAAGCTGATCTTCATCGCCGGCCTGGTGATCCTCGGGCTGTTCACCGGCTCCTCGACCGCCGGCCAGTGGAAGACCTGGCTGCTCTTCATGAACAGAGTGCCGTTCGGCAAGAACGACCCGATGTTCGGCTACGACATCTCGTTCTTCATGTTCTCGTACCCGTTCATCCGGCTGGTGCTGAACTTCCTGTTCACCGCGGTCATCATCTCGATCATCCTCGCGGCGATCGTCCACTATCTGTACGGCGGCTTCCGCTTCCAGTCGCCAGGCGTCCACGCCACCCGTGCCGCGCGGGTCCACCTGTCGGTGCTCGTCGGCCTGTTCGTCCTGCTGAAGGCCGTCGCCTACTGGGTCGACCGGTACGGTCTGGTGTTCTCCGACCGCGGCAAGGTCTTCGGCGCGTCCTACACCGACGTGCACGCCGTGCTACCGGCCAAGAGCATCCTCGCGATCATCGCGCTGATCTGCGCCTTGTTGTTCTTCGCCGGCGTCATCAGGCCCGGCGGCATGCTTCCTGGCGTCGGCTTCGGCCTGCTGGTCCTGTCGGCCGTCCTGGTCGGCGCGGTCTACCCCGCGCTGGTCGAGCAGTTCCAGGTCAAGCCCAACCAGCAGAGCAAGGAACAGCCGTACATCGGCTACAACATCGCGGCCACCAGAGACGCGTTCAACATCGCCTCGGCCAAGACCACGCCGTACAGCGCCAAGACGCAAGGGTCGCAGCAGGAGCTCCAGAGCGAGATCTCCACCATCCCCGGCGTGCGGCTGCTCGACCCGAGCGTGCTGTCGCCGACGTTCCAGCAGCTCCAGCAGATCAAGGGCTACTACCAGTTCCCCGACCAGCTCGACGTCGACCGCTACAACATCGACGGCACCTCGCGTGACACCGTGGTCGCGGTCCGCGAGATCGGCAACCCGCCGGACAGCAACTGGATCAACGACCACCTCGTCTACACCCACGGCTTCGGCTTCGTGGCCGGCCCCGGCAGCAAGACCGACGCCGGCGGCAAGCCCGAGTTCATCGTCAAGGACATCCCGCCGACCAACGGCCTCGGCACCTTCGAGCCACGCATCTACTTCGGCGAGAACTCCCCGTCGTACTCCATCGTCGGCGGCGACAAGAAGATGGAGCTCGACTACCCCGAGCAGAGCAACACCGGCACCGGCAGCGGCCAGGAGAACACCGTCTACACCGGCAAGGGCGGCGTGCCGATCGGCAACTTCCTCACCCGCATGCTGTACGCCGCCAAGTACGGCGAGACCAACCTGCTGCTGTCCTCCGACATCAACCCCAAGTCGCGCATCCTGTACAACCGCGACCCACGTCAGCGCATCGAGCAGGTGGCCCCGTTCCTGACCCTGGACAGCGACCCGTACCCCGCGATCGTGAACGGCCGCATCCTGTGGATCGTGGACGGTTACACGATGTCCGAGGACTACCCCTACTCCGAGCGCCGCAGCTTCGGCGACATGACCCGTGACACCACCACCGAACGCCTGCTGGCCGCGCAGCAGCCGCGCGACCACATCAACTACATCCGCAACTCGGTGAAGGCCACCGTCGACGCCTACGACGGCACGGTCACCCTGTACGCCTGGGACGACAAGGACCCGCTGCTGCGCACCTGGCAGAACGCCTTCGGCGGCGTCATCAAGCCGAAGAGCGAGATCACGCCGCAGCTGATGGACCACCTGCGCTACCCCGAGGACATGTTCAAGGTGCAGCGCGACATCCTCGGCAACTACCACGTCACCGACCCCAACGCCTTCTACGGCGGCCAGGACTTCTGGAAGGTCCCCGAGGACCCGGCGAGCAGCAAGACCAAGCAGCCGCCGTACTACGTGACGCTTCGCATGCCAGGCGAGACCCAGCCCCGCTTCTCGCTCAGCTCGACCATGGTGCCGAACAACCGCGACAACCTCGCCGCCTTCATGGCCGTGGACGCCACCGGCGACGCGAACACCCCCATCCAGATCCTGCAACTCCCGAGCGACACCACGATCCCCGGCCCCAAACAGGCCCAGAACACCTTCGACACCAAGGCCGCCAGCGTCCTGAACGAGCTGCGCATCGGCGGCACCACAGAGACCCTCAACGGCAACCTGCTGACCCTGCCCTTCGGCGGCGGCCTGCTCTACGTCGAGCCCGTCTACGTCCAGCCCAAGGTCCAGAACTCCGCTCGTTACCCGACCCTGGCCCGCGTCCTCGTCATGTTCGGCTCCGACGTAGGCATAGGCACCACCCTCACCGAAGCCCTGGACCAGATCTTCGGCAAGGGCCAGCCCCTCCCCAACACCCCCACAACCCCGACCCAGAACCAACCTGAGCAACCCCAGGTCCCCACTGACCTCGCCAGCGCCTACGCCAACGCGCAAAAGGCCTACGACGAAGGCCAGACCGCCCTGAAGGCCGGCGACTTCGCCGCCTACGGCGAAGCCAACAAGCGCCTGGCCGAGGCACTCAAGGACATCCAGTCCTCCCTGGAAAAGCAGAAGCAGCCAACCCCGGCCACCCCGTCGGCCACGCCAACCCCGACCCCGACCCCGACCCCGGCCCCGTCCTCAGCCACAGCAGCCACACCAGCCCCAACCCCCAGCTCATGA
- a CDS encoding YlbL family protein codes for MSRRGLTLVVAGLLTLALGGAGAVLPVPYVALSPGPTEDTLGSVKGKPVISISGHETYPTSGKLSLVTVAYQGGPTAHLDLLTALRGWVDPNVAVVPEETIFPKTVTVKEVEEQNTQEMTGSQQDATAAALNELKIPIETIIVVASTQKNRPADGKLRPGDQITKVDGTAIRDVDGVAAGVRKHKPGEQVKFDVIRDGKPLTVDVGTVEGNGGSIVGMVMGTRFKFPFNVNVNVGDVGGPSAGLMFSLGIYDKLTPGALTGGTSIAGTGTITADGKVGPIGGIQQKMIGARDAGATVFLTPADNCDDAVRSVPDGLRLVRVTTMREAVHAIDALRTGSGNIPACKAP; via the coding sequence ATGTCCCGACGAGGTCTGACGCTGGTCGTCGCAGGCTTGCTGACCCTCGCGCTCGGCGGCGCGGGTGCGGTGCTGCCCGTTCCGTACGTCGCGCTGAGCCCCGGCCCCACCGAGGACACCCTCGGATCGGTCAAGGGCAAACCCGTCATATCGATCTCGGGACACGAGACGTACCCGACCTCAGGCAAGCTAAGCCTGGTCACGGTCGCCTACCAGGGTGGCCCGACCGCGCACCTCGACCTGCTCACCGCGCTGCGCGGCTGGGTCGATCCCAACGTCGCGGTCGTCCCCGAGGAGACGATCTTCCCCAAGACCGTGACGGTCAAAGAGGTCGAGGAGCAGAACACCCAGGAGATGACCGGCTCGCAGCAGGACGCCACCGCCGCGGCGCTCAACGAGCTGAAGATCCCCATCGAGACGATCATCGTGGTCGCCTCCACCCAGAAGAACCGTCCCGCCGACGGCAAACTCCGGCCAGGCGACCAGATCACCAAGGTCGACGGCACCGCCATCCGCGACGTCGACGGTGTCGCCGCCGGAGTGCGCAAGCACAAACCCGGCGAGCAGGTGAAATTCGACGTGATCAGGGACGGCAAGCCGCTGACCGTGGACGTCGGCACCGTAGAGGGCAACGGCGGCAGCATCGTCGGCATGGTCATGGGCACGCGCTTCAAGTTTCCCTTCAACGTCAACGTCAACGTCGGCGACGTCGGCGGCCCGAGCGCCGGCCTGATGTTCTCGCTCGGCATCTACGACAAGCTGACCCCCGGCGCGCTCACCGGCGGCACGTCCATCGCCGGCACCGGCACGATCACCGCCGACGGCAAGGTCGGCCCGATCGGCGGCATCCAGCAGAAGATGATCGGGGCACGCGACGCCGGCGCCACCGTCTTCCTCACCCCCGCCGACAACTGCGACGACGCCGTGCGCTCGGTCCCCGACGGGCTCCGCCTGGTCCGGGTCACCACGATGCGCGAGGCCGTCCACGCCATCGACGCGCTGCGCACCGGCTCGGGGAACATCCCCGCGTGCAAGGCCCCCTGA
- a CDS encoding molybdenum cofactor biosynthesis protein MoaE — MNAIRLLAIRDTPLSVDEVLAAVADHAAGGTTLFVGTVRDHDQGKAVTTLSYSAHPTAEAELRRVAEKVAADFSLTALAAVHRVGDLRLGEAAVIVAAAAPHRDEAFQAARRLIDDLKKEVPIWKNQEFGDGTSEWVGACG; from the coding sequence GTGAACGCGATTCGTCTGCTCGCCATCCGCGACACACCGCTGTCCGTCGACGAGGTGCTCGCCGCGGTCGCCGACCACGCGGCCGGGGGCACCACGCTGTTCGTCGGCACCGTGCGCGACCACGATCAAGGCAAGGCCGTCACCACGCTGTCGTACTCGGCGCACCCCACGGCCGAGGCCGAGCTGCGCCGCGTCGCCGAGAAGGTCGCCGCCGACTTCTCGCTGACCGCGCTCGCCGCCGTCCACCGGGTCGGCGACCTGCGGCTCGGCGAGGCCGCGGTGATCGTCGCCGCCGCCGCGCCGCACCGCGACGAGGCGTTCCAGGCGGCCCGCCGCCTGATCGACGACCTCAAGAAGGAAGTCCCGATCTGGAAGAACCAGGAGTTCGGCGACGGCACCTCCGAGTGGGTCGGCGCTTGCGGCTGA